The Nitrospirota bacterium nucleotide sequence CATTGTGAGGGGCAATTTCGATATAATTTTCCCATGGCGCAGACCCTGGCGCGGCACTATGTGAAGACGGCGGAACGGACGGCCCGAAAGGCCGGGGCCTTCATCCTCCGGCACCTGGGGAGCCTTTCGGCCGAGGAGATAAGCCGCAAGCAGGCCGCGGACTTTGTCACCTCGGTGGACAAGCAGTCCGAGAGGCTCATTATCGAGACCATCAGGGAGGCCTTCCCGGACCACGGCATCCTGACCGAGGAATCCGGGGGCATCGAGGCGCGAGAAACGCGCTGGATAGTGGACCCCCTGGACGGCACGACGAACTTCATCCATTCCTACCCGGTCTTCTCGGTCTCGCTTGCCCTGGAGGCAAGGGGACAACTCCTGCTGGGCACGGTGTTCGACCCCTTGCGGGACGAGCTTTTCACGGCTGTCCGGGGCGGCGGGGCGACTCTGAACGGGCGACCCATCAAGGTCTCCCATCCGGGCTCGCTCGGGGACTGCCTCATCACCACGGGTTTCCCCTTCCGGAGGAAGAAGATGATAGACGCCTACCTGGACGCCTTCAAGGGAATATTTCTCAAGGTGAGCGACCTCAGGAGGGCGGGCTCCGCCGCCCTCGACCTCTCGCACCTGGCCTCGGGCCGGTGCGACGGGTTCTTCGAGCTTGGCCTGAGCCCCTGGGACGTGGCTGCCGGGGCCGTGCTTATCGAAGAGGCGGGGGGTGTGGTCACGGACTTCTCCGGCGGTGCGGACTTCCTCCGGACGGGCAACGTGGTGGCCGGCGCCCCCGGGGTACACGGGGAGCTTTTGAAGGAGGTGCGGCGGGCTTTCGGTGGTATCATAGAGAAATAGGCGTAAAGGGGGCGACATGAAAGTCTGTGCCTTATGCGGGAAGGAAGTGGAGATAGACCGGTTTTTCGGCAGAAAGGCCGTCTGTGCCGGGTGCGGCGGCGACCTGCACATCTGCCTGAACTGCCGGTTCTATTCCGAAAGCAGCCACAACAAGTGCCGTGAGCCCAAGGCGGAGTTTCAGCGCCTTCGGGACAAGGCCAACTTCTGCGACTATTTCCAGTACCGGGAGGGCCCCGCCGGCCGAGAGGCCTCCCCCGGCGCCGGGGACGTAAAAAAGCAGTTCGACGACCTGTTCAGGTAAGTCTCCCAAGAGGGAAGCCGGGCCGGCGGACCCCTTGCCCCTGGTCATGACTTATAAGCTCGGTTTCGGCACGCGGGTCTCCGCAACGGCGTTTCGCCATTCTCTACCACGAGGAAGGACACGGTGCTTCATGTCCTGTATGGATCACATTTCCCGAAGGAGAGCCACGGAGAGGGGCGTGCGTGCAGGCGGCTCAGAGGAGAAGCCCCGCG carries:
- a CDS encoding inositol monophosphatase family protein, whose product is MAQTLARHYVKTAERTARKAGAFILRHLGSLSAEEISRKQAADFVTSVDKQSERLIIETIREAFPDHGILTEESGGIEARETRWIVDPLDGTTNFIHSYPVFSVSLALEARGQLLLGTVFDPLRDELFTAVRGGGATLNGRPIKVSHPGSLGDCLITTGFPFRRKKMIDAYLDAFKGIFLKVSDLRRAGSAALDLSHLASGRCDGFFELGLSPWDVAAGAVLIEEAGGVVTDFSGGADFLRTGNVVAGAPGVHGELLKEVRRAFGGIIEK